Below is a window of Desulfobotulus mexicanus DNA.
CAAGCCTGTTGAAAGGGAGAGGCTTTTGGTGGGGGTCAGAAAAGCCCTTGAAGTCCGGGATCTGGCGGATACGACACGCCGTTTTCAGGGTGGAAGAAGCGAAAAACTAAAATATCCTGAACTCTTTGCACCCATCATCACCCGCAGTTCTGCCATGGAAAATCTCTTTCATTATATGGAAGCCGTAGCACCTTCTTCCCTGCCTGTACTCATCACAGGAGAAACAGGAACGGGAAAAGAATTGATCGCACAGGTTTTGCACAGGCTTTCCGGGCGAACAGGTGAGTTTGTGGGCTGCAATATTGCAGGACTGGATGAGGCACTGATTTCAGACACCCTTTTTGGCCATGAACGGGGAGCTTTCACCCATGCGGAAAAAAAACGCGAGGGACTTGTGGCTCGGGCGAAAAACGGCACCCTCTTTCTGGATGAAATCGGAGAAATGCCTTCACAGACTCAGGTGAAACTTCTGCGCTTTCTTCAGGAAGGCGATTATCTTCCCGTTGGTGCTGATAAACCAAGGCGCTCTTCCGCCCGTATCCTTGCCGCCACCAACCGGCATCCTGAAACCATGAAAGAGGGAAAGGGCTTTCGTAAAGATCTCTTTTACCGCCTTGCTCCCCACAGTATTCATCTGCCCCCTCTAAGGGAAAGGCCGGAAGACATCCCGCTGCTGCTGGAGCATTTTTCCAGACAGGCAGCCATGGATATGAATCTGCCTTTTCCAAAAATTGAAAAAAATCTTGTTCAGGTACTGCAAAAGCATGATTTTCCCGGGAACATAAGGGAATTTCAGGGGCTGGTTCACGATGCCGTGGGCAAAAGCCGGGGCAGGCCCCTTTGTCCTGATCACTTTAATCTTCCGGAAACCCTGACAGTAAAATCAAAAAAAGACGATGATTTCAACCATGACCATGCCTTTCTTCCCCTAGACCCCTTCCCTACTCTGGCAGATGCAGAAGCGTCCCTTATCCTTGAAGCCCTCCACAGGGAAAAGGGCAATCAGACCCGTGCGGCGGAGCTGCTGGGCATTTCAAGGCAGACTTTAAACAGAAAACTGCGGCAGGATAAAAAATCTCCCCATGGATAAAGGGAATTGCCACGGAATACATCAGGGGGGAAAAAATGCGGGCAAGGGGCTTTTAAGGTCGCCTGCTCATGGAAGAAGTTCCCATGAAAAATTTGTAATATTTCGTTCTTCTGCGGAAAAGACCATACCCACCAGATAGATTTTTTTTCCATCGGCCCTGTATTTTTCGTGATACCCCTTGTCCTTGATCTGCTGCAGAGCGGCGGCGGCACTTTTTTCCTGTGAAGCCATTTTAAACTCAATAATATACACCTTATCATCGGTACGCAGACTTAAGTCCATGCTGCCCCTGTTTGTTCTGTCTTCTGGCGTGACATCAATTCCCATGGATGCAAAATAGCTATAAAAAAACAGAGGCATAATGGCCTTCACAGGCCTCCATGGTATTTTTTCTGTACCAGTCATGGGGAATGGCGGCTAAAAGGGCATGGAAATACCTGTGCAGAATATCCGGTTCCCCCTTAAGAATGCTTTCATACAAAGGCATTCTTGCGGATTCCCGCTGATGCAGGTCGTCAATGAAATAGGCAAGGAGAGAATCGTTCAGGGCGGATTTTACTTCCATGTTGGGATATCCAAGGGTGTACTGGGTCAGCGCACCGATCTGCCGCATTCCCCGAATGGTAAGGTAGCCCGTCTGAAAAAGCAGGGCTTCCGGGCTGATGCGCTCAATGTCAAAGCTGTCCAGAATGGTTCCTGTGGCCTGAACCTGCTCCATTTCAAAGGATCGGAAATTATTTTTTTTAAGTATCTGGATTAAAAATGTGGGAGTACCCGTCTCAAACCAGTAGTTGCGTATCTGGCGGCTCTGGAGGGCATTGAGGATGGCAAAGGGATTGTAAACCTTTTCTCCTAACCATGCATAGCCATTGTACCACTGCCGTATGAGATCCATGTCAAGGCCCTGAAGCCTGTCTTCAAAAACACTGTACAGCTCCCCTTCCGTATACCCGCAAAGGGTGGCGTAGGCTTCGTTCAGGGTAATGTCCTGCAGGTGATTAAGGCCGCTGAAATGGGAAACCTTGGAGAACTTGCTCACGCCCGCTATCAAAACAAACTCCAGGTGGGCATCCGCATCCTTGAGAACGGAATAGAAGTTTTTCAGTTCCTCCCGAATGCTGACGGCAAGTTCCGTATCATCAATGCGGTCCAGAATGGGCTTGTCGTACTCATCAATGAGTACCACCACCTTTTTACCGGTTTTCCGGGCAATTTTGACAATGGCTTCCATGAAACGACCATCCACGGACTTTTTTTCATAGTCAATCCCATGCTCATTGCGGATATCAAGGAGAAAGGATTCAATCTTGACCTGAAGCTCCCCAAGGCTGCGGATGACACCGGAACCAAAGCTGATATGGATAACGGGGCTGGCATTCTCCCAGTCCCAGTTATGCTCAAGGTAAAGGCCTTTGAAAAGGTCCTTTCTGCCAGCAAAGGCCTGATGCAGGGTATCCAGAAAGAGGCTTTTTCCAAATCTGCGGGGTCTTGAAAGAAAAAAAAAGCCGCCGCCTTCATTCAGCAGTTTTTCTACAAAGGGGGTTTTATCCACATAGTAGAATTCGTCCGGATTTTTTCTGATTTTTTCAAAGCTCTGGATACCTATGGGCAGTTTTTTCATCTTGATTTCCTTCAAAAAAACTATGTTTCTGTAGGTCTAAGTGTTTTAGCAAAAGCTCAAGCTGGTCAGGCATGGTCACCTCCCTTGCCCAGCAGGGCCTTGCCCTTTGCAGTGAGGCGGTATTTTTGAGTCGGGCTTTTGGGGGAAGAGGGCTGAGTCATTTCTATAAATCCGGCTTCAAGGGCAGGTTGTAAATAGTCGTATAGAAAAGTTGGTCGGTGAGCTAATTTTAAAACACTCATCAGTTCTTTAGTTCCTTTTATCTGCCACCCAATTGCTTCAAGCAGCCGTTTTACTTGTTCGGTTACTTGTTCGGTTACTTGTTCGGTTACTTGTTCCCCTGTTTGCCCGGCTATTTTTTGCAAATCATTTTCTTTTGGCAAGGGTTGAGCATAGGGAAAAACCACTCGCATGAAATTCCGGCTGATCTGAAAGCACTCACGACCATAGGCTTCTAAAATACGAGGAATTCCTGAGCCAAGATGTTCGACAATTTCAAGATCCCGGAATATCCGCATAATTTCCTTATTGCGGGGGGCTGTATGGCCTGCAAAGAAATCTTCCATTTCAAGACCATAGGGTAATCCTCCGGCAGAGGTGATTTCCAGCCTGTCAGAAAAAAATTCAAATTTGGGGATACTGCCATTGGAGTAATCATTATGAACAATGGCATTGACCACTGCTTCCCGCAGGGCAATGGGGTTGATCATCGGGCGCTCTTCCCGCAAAGGAACACCAATTCTGGTATAAATGGTATTTTCGACATTCATTCTGTCCATAACATTTTTATAGGCTTTAATCAGAGAACAGCGGCCAAAATCAATATTTTCTACAAGATCAACCCGTGTAGTGTCCGCATATTTTGCAACCTGAACAGAAACCCCGTTTTCATCTGCTAAAAGATAAGCGGCATAATTGGGCTTTCCTTCGGGAGTCAGCAGTTCCAGATTTTTCATGAAGGAGGTATTCAGGTGCAAGCCCCTTGTTTCATAATAGATTTTAAGCTGTTCAAAGGTAAGATTGTGGCGGGTTGATTCCATTTTTCCAATGGTATTGCGGATTCTTCTGCTGTAGAGAGAATCTATCATCTCTTGGGACATGGGTTCGCTTGAACTGCCTATCCGTATAAAACAGCCTTTTTCTGTCATACCATATTTGCGTAAATAATAGGGCTTTTCCATACCTCCGGCAACGATGATCCGGATAAGCTTTTTGTCTTCTTTTACTTCCAGAATCACATCAAAAAGCCCCATGGCGGAAGGCTGGATATTGTTTTTGATTCTGTCTTTGATAATCAGCTGAAGCTGATCACTTTTATCTACGCCAACAGCAGTGCCCTTATCATCTATGCCGATAAAAATTACACCACCGTCACGATAATTCAGAAAGGCGACAACTTCTTTTTCCAATGAATCAGTCAGCTCTTTTTTGTATTCAATGCGATTTGATTCCACTAAGAGCCTCCCAAAGCCTGCATCAGCTCAGTTTTCAAGGCATCACGGGTGGCATTCATCAGTCTACCCCTCTTCCCTCGTTTTTTACTTTCCGGGAGAAAGAACCTACACAAAAAATTTATCTCCATCATAATCCGGAAAAGTATCCCGTTTTCATAGGATAGCCCGACCATTATTACAAGTTCTTTTGCAGTCTCTGCTCTGCTCTTCTTCTGAAAACGCCTCAAAAGTTCCAGCACCTGAAACGGCAAGGAACAATCCAGCCATGAGGCAGGTTCTCCAGCATAAAGGAGATAGAGATTGGGGATCAGTGCCCTTGCTATGGCAATGCGCTTGTCATGGGGTCAGATTCTGGAGTATAGAGATTTGTATAATCCTTTGATAATAAAAAAGTGGGGATAACGATGCAGAAAAAAACAGCCCTGATACGACAGATAAAAAGTCTTGCGGGAAAAAAAAGCCTTTCCCATCCAATTTTAATAATGTTTTTAGCTGCTTTATGCATATGGGCCATTTCCCTGCGCCCCCCTACCCTCATTTCAGCCATGGCATCGGCCCTGAGCGATACCTATTATACCTTCAATACAAAAACGCCCTCTTCCTCCCTTGTTTTCATTGATATTGACCACGAAAGCGTTAAGGAATTTGGCAGGTGGCCATGGTCAAGGGATATTCTTGCAAAGGGTTTTTCCTCACTATCCAAGGCAAAGGTCATCGGGCTGGATATTATCTTTGCTGAACCCACTGAAGCAAAAAAAGATGCGGCACTGGCCGAAGCCCTCTCAGGGCTGCCCGTCATAGGCGGTATCTTTTTAAATGGTCCTAGACTCTCTTCTCTGGGCGAGGATGTATATTATCATCTGCTGGACTCTTCCCTTATGCAGGCTGGAAAGGCCAGCCTTCTGGAGAGTGACAGGCTGGAAGCCCCCGTCTCACCCATACGTGAATCCATTCCCCTGCTGGCCGCCCTCAACACCCTGCCCGATGCGGATCAGCGTTTCCGTCATTATCCTCTGGCCTTCTGGGTAGGAGATCTTGCCATTCCCAACCTTGGTGTACAGATGGCCCGCATGGCTCTGCATGAAGATCTTGTATTCACAGACAATGGCATTTTCATGGGAGACAGAAAGATTCCTGCGGATGCAAGGGGTTCCATACGCTTAAATTTCTACAGACATGATTCCTATGCATCCATGGGTTTTACCCGCCTCATGGAAGATGATTTTGACCCGGATACCCTGAAGGATAAAATTGTCATTGTGGGTGTCAGCGAAGCCGGAGTCAGCGATCTGAGGGCCACACCCGTAGGACAGTTTCCCGGCCCCCTCATGCATCTCACCTTTGTGGCCAATCTTGAGGATGGCTCCATACCCGCAGAAATTTACGGATGGAAAATGGCAGGAGTTCTTTTTCTCTTCTGCCTTCTCTGGTGGCCATCCCTGCGCATGCAGATACCATGGCAGAGAATGTCCCTTTATACTTTGCTGTTTAGCGGTCTTTACGGAGCAGGTCTGGGGGGATACCTTTACGGAGGAGTCTGGCTGGAAATTTTTTATCCGGGACTCTGGCTTATGCTGGCCATTCTTACAGGGGAAGTGCATCTTTTCATGGAAAGCCGTGCCGGAAGCGAGGCCCTTCGTTCCGCTTTTTCCAGTTATCTGGCTCCTGAGGTAGTGGAAAGCCTGATCCGTAATCCGGAAAAACTCCGCCTTGGCGGAGAAGCCAGAGAACTTACCCTTCTCTTCACTGATCTCAGGGGCTTTACAGCCCGCTCAGAAACCATGGATGCCGAATCCATGGTTAAACTGCTCAATGCCTATTTTGAACCCATGACCCATGCTGTTTTCACCTACAGAGGCACTCTGGATAAATATATAGGGGATGCCATCATGGCCATTTACAATGCGCCCATGGAAGATGATGATCACGCCTTCCATGCCTGTCTTTCGGCCATATGCATGCTAAGGGAGCTTGAAAAATTCAATGCCGAACACCCGGAGCATGAGCCGCTTCAAATGGGGATAGGTATCAATACCGGACCTGCGGTGGTGGGAAATCTTGGGTCTTCCTTCCGGTTCAGCTACACGGCCATCGGTGATGCGGTGAATGTGGCTGCAAGGCTTGAAAGTGCCACCAAGGAAGTCAATCAGGAGCTTGTGGCAGAAAAAAATACAGGAAAAGATATTCCAGTGGACTATGCGGATATTCTTCTGGGGGAGAGCACCTATCAGGCGGTCAAAGACCGTCTGCCCTGCACGCCTTTGCCTCCAAGGCCCCTTAAAGGTAAAAGCGGTTTCCTTGCCATCTACTCTTTAAGGTGGCGCGAAATAAAGGAGGCCCTGCTGGAAAAGCACAGGGCCAGATAAATTAATTTCCCAAGAAACCTGTTTATGAGGCAGGTGCCTTACACTGCTACGAAATAACTGAAAGTACGTCGTTCAGGCATGGCCGAAATGCTCAGGGTCCATTTTTTCAAGAATCTTTAACCATCTTCTGCCCTCTTCAGAGGTATCGGCAGCCTCGCTAATGATCTCAGCCTTTCCTGTTGTTTCCCCGACCAGTTCCTGACCAAAGAGCCGGGCTGCCATGAATATCGGCGCTTCAAAACGCAGGGCCAAAGAAATGGCATCACTGGGCCTTGAATCCATGGAAAAGGCATCGCTTTCATCGGAACCAAGAAAAATTTTTGCAGAAAAACGACCTTCTTTCAGGCTTGTTACCTCTGCCCGGATCATCCTGTAACCTGTTTCACGAATAAAGGATGCAAAAAGATCATGGGTCATGGGGCTTTCAAGGTTTTCCTTGCGGATGGCTGCGGCAATGCCTGCGGCTTCCAGATGACCTATCACAAGGGGCACCGCCTGATCACTGTCGTATTTTTTCAGAATCAGCACAGGCTGACGAATTGACGGATCCAGAGACAGACTGACTATTTCAACACGAAACACCGTGGTCCTCCTTGGGTATAAAAATACTGCTATATCTGACTGCCCCAGAGGGAATGCCCCAGGGCACGGTCTATACGTACAGGGATACAACGGCCCACAGGATTTTCATCACCTTCGGCCAGTACGGCATGAACAACGCGGTTACCCTCGGTTCTTCCAGCCACCCGTTCCCCTGCCGCAGGGTCAGTGATGGCAGAAGGGTCTACCTTTCTAGGGCTTTTCCCCTCCACAAGGATTTCTTCCATCCTTCCCACACAGGCTTCATTTTTTTCACGGGTAATGCCATCCTGAAGGGTCAGCAGGGCAGACAGACGGCTCTTTTTTTCTTTTTCAGGAATCTTGTCTGAGAAATCAGCAGCCTTTGCATTGGGCCTGTCTGAATAAGCAAAGGCAAAGACGCTATCATAACGGATGCTTTCCACAAGGGAAAGGGTCTCGTTAAAATCCTCTCTGCTTTCTCCTGGGAAGCCCACAATGATATCCGTGCCAAGGGCAATATCCGGACAGACATCCCGCAGACGGGCTATACGCTCCAGATAATGTTCCCTTGTATATTTTCTGTTCATACGGGAAAGAACGGCTGTAGAGCCGGACTGCACGGGCAGATGCAGATGGGAGCATAGTTTGGGGATCTGTGCAAAGGCATCGATCAGCTCATCGGAAAGATCTTTGGGATGGGAGGTGGCAAAACGAAGGCGCTGAAGCCCGTCAATATCTGCCACCATGCGTAAAAGCTCCGGAAAATCCGGCAGGCCTTCTTTTTTTCCGTAGCTGTTCACGTTCTGACCTAAAAGGGTTATTTCTCTGGCCCCGGCAGCTACTTTTTTTATTACTTCGTCCACAATGGCTTCAGGCCTGCGGCTCATTTCCCGGCCCCGCACATAGGGAACAACGCAATAGGTACAAAAGTTGTCGCATCCCCTCATAATGGTTACAAAATCAGAAATCCCGCCCCGCATTTCCCCGGAATCCGGTCTTTCAGGAAGCTCTTCGGCCATATCAACATCCACAATTCTGCCGGAACCGGCCAGAACGGAAGCTACAATTTCCGGAAGACGCCATATGGCATGGGTGCCAAAAACGAAATCCACATAGGGCACACGGCTGAGGATACCTGCTCCTTCCTGCTGGGCCACACAGCCAGCCACACCGATGCGGAATCCGGGTTTTGAAGCTTTAATGGCCTGAAGCCGGCCAATGAAACTAAAAGCCTTGTCTTCGGCCTTGGCCCGGATGGAACAGGTATTTACAATTACAAGGTCTGCACTTTCCGGATTGTCTGTGGGCAGATACCCCATGGGAGACAACAGGCGGTAAAAAAGATCGGCATCAGAGGAATTCATCTGGCAGCCGATGGTAAACACATAAAGAAGCTTCATTCTTTTCCCCGATATTCTCGCTTAATACATGTATATCAGTCATAAAAACAAGTTTTGGCTATATAATCAACCAAGGCAGAGTTGTGTTGAAAAACCCATTTTTTCCACTTCTGCCCTGCTGAGGGGAACAAGGGAGGCTCCGTCCCCAAGGGCTGCAGCAACTTCTTCCACCAGAGCAAGACAGCCCGGTGCCACACGGACCATGACCAGCCCCCGTTCCCTGTCAAGGGTGGTAACGGCTCCCATACCTTCATAGGCTTCCAGAAGAAAACGGAAAAAGCCGATTTCACTGCGATTCATCCAGAAAAATAAAGCTTCCGTCTCCAATACTTCCCCCTGTATAAACACCTTAAAAAATCTATGCTTTGACCCCGTTCCATATATCTGCCAGAAGGACATTGAATCAAAGCCGCCTTCCGGACAGGAAGGCTATCATAACGGTCTGAAAAACCTTTGCAATATTTTTTTAGTAAAAAAGCATCGGTACAGCATAAAAATATGATTTATTTTAAAGTTCAGATTGCTTCCCATACCATGAGTCTGGTATATTTTTCCGATAGTTTTTCCGCCCATCGGCAATACGATTCGTACCCAGGACTTTAAAAGTAAGTTACCGACGCATAAGTCCTCTGTTCACAGCCTTTAGTAACAGACCAATCTGTTTTATTGAAAATCTCACATCAGACTCAGACTTAATTAAAGTATCCTGCCCAATAAGGAGGTTTTCTGTGCCCGAACAGTTTCAGTGGCAAGCAGACTATACCATCGGAGATCCGGAAATTGATGCCCAGCACCGCATGCTTTTTGAGCTGGCCAACAAACTTTTTAACATCATGAATCCAAAACAGAATTTTGCAGAACTCAAAGCAACACTGCACTCTCTATTTGACTATATCGAAGTTCATTTTGCTGCAGAAGAACAGATGATGGAAGAATGGAATTATCCTGAGCTTACCAACCATAAAGCCATGCATGAAGGCATCAGAAAAGATATGACCCGACTTCTTAAGGAAGCAAAGGATCTTGATAAACTTAAAAAAGATCTGGATTTTCTCATGACCCACTGGGTTGTGGTACATATACGGGATGAAGATGCTAAAATCGGTTTGTTCCGCAGTGGACAGAAAGTTCAAAAAACTTAAAAAACAGTCCTTTTCCAAATCCGTCTGACTGGTATTTTTTACCAGCCTGCCATGCCCTTCCCCAACATATTATATGAAAACAGGAGGAAAAAATGCGTGAAAGTATAGGTCGCAGGGTGGCACGCCTGCTCAGTGCCAGCATGAACAGTCTTGTCACATCCTTTGAAAACAGTGCTCCGGAAAGCCTGATGGCCGAAGCCGTAAGGGAAATGGATGCCGTAATTGAAGAGGCCAGATCCGAACTGGGCAGATTACTGGTCCAAAAGCACATGGCCGAAAAAAGACTGGGAGAAGAAAAAAAACGCTACGACGGGCTTTCGGAACAGATCCGGGTTGCCGTTTCCCTGAGCCGGGATGATCTTGCGGAAACGGGTATTGCCGAGCAGATGGATATTGAAACGATTATTCCCGTCCTTACCGCTTCCATAAATGAATGCCTTGAAAAGGAAAAGGAACTGGAAGGTTTTATTCAGGCCCTGCAGTCCAAAAAGCGTGAAATGCGCGCAGAAATGACAGCCTTTAAAAAAAGCCAGGAAAAAGAAGGCTTTTCGGAAGCTCCTGCAAAGGCATCCCTGGATACCAAGGCTGAAAAGGCTGGCTCCCTTTTTGACCGCATCCTTGAAAATGCCTCCGGACTTCCCGGACGGGGCATGCAGACGGCTTCTGCGGCTAAACTGGCGGAGCTGGAGGAACTGTCCCGGAAAAACGCCATTTCCGAAAGACTGGCCGCCCTGAAAACGGATAAGACCTGATGTGGGAACTTCTGACAGTCGGTGAAAACCTGATTTTTACCACAGCCCTTGGCATCATGCTTCTCATCGGGCTTCTGGAAGTACTGGGCATGCTTTCCGGCATGGGGGGATCTTCTGTCATAGACGGCTTGCTTCCGGAAATTGATGCGGATGCGGGCGGCTTTGACGGCAGCCTCGGCAAATTCATGGGCTGGCTTCGCATAGGCAAGGTGCCTGTACTGATGCTGATGGTTATTTTTCTGGCCAGCTTCGGCAGCACAGGTTTAATGTTTCAGACAGGCTTCCATTCCATTTCAGGTCATTATCTTCCGGGATGGATTCCGGGAATTTTTGTTTTTTTCATCAGTATCTGGTTAACCCGTTTATTTGGCGGTTTTCTGCACCGTATTCTCCCTAAAGATGAAAGCCTTGCCGTTGCCCGCACAAGCCTCATAGGGCAGGTGGCCGTTATTACTCTGGGTACGGCTGGTAAAGGAAGCCCTGCAGAAGCCAAAACAAAGGATGCCCACGGAAAGACCCACTATTTTCTTGTGGAGCCGGATCAGGATGATGAAATTTTCAAAACAGGAGATGCGGTTCTTCTGGTTTCCATGGAAAACCATATTTATAAAGCCATCAGCAGTCCCAGCCCCTTTCTTTCTGATTCTCCCTGATTTTTAATTTTATTGTCAGCTGCATCTGATTTTCCAGCCATATGAAAGGAGTGCGTCCATGAATGAACTGTTTTTCTTCGCCGGTGTTCTTGTCACCGTCTTTTTTATTCTTCTTATTATCCTTGCCCGTCTCTACAAGAGGGCCACAAAGGAAGTCTCCTTTGTACGAACAGGTTTTGGCGGAGAAAAGGTCATCATGGATGGCGGTGCCATGGTGCTGCCAGTACTCCATGAAATTATTCCCGTAAACATGAACACCCTGCGCCTTGAAGTCCGCCGGACCGGAGAGCAGGCCCTGATAACAAGGGACAGGATGCGGGTTGACGTGGCTGCGGAATTTTATGTGCGCGTCAAACCCATTGCAGACTCCATTGCCAATGCCGCCCAGACCCTTGGTCTTAAAACCATGAACCCTTCGGAACTTAAAGAACTTGTGGAAGGCAAGTTTGTGGATGCCTTGAGGGCCGTTGCCGCAGAAATGGCCATGGAAGAGCTGCACGAAAAAAGGGTGGATTTTGTTCAGAAGGTGCAGCAGGTTGTATCCGAAGATCTTTTAAAAAACGGCCTTGAACTGGAATCCGTATCCCTTACGGGGCTGGATCAGACCGCATTTGAACATTTTAATGCCCAGAATGCCTTTGATGCCGAAGGTCTCACCAAGC
It encodes the following:
- a CDS encoding AAA family ATPase, coding for MKKLPIGIQSFEKIRKNPDEFYYVDKTPFVEKLLNEGGGFFFLSRPRRFGKSLFLDTLHQAFAGRKDLFKGLYLEHNWDWENASPVIHISFGSGVIRSLGELQVKIESFLLDIRNEHGIDYEKKSVDGRFMEAIVKIARKTGKKVVVLIDEYDKPILDRIDDTELAVSIREELKNFYSVLKDADAHLEFVLIAGVSKFSKVSHFSGLNHLQDITLNEAYATLCGYTEGELYSVFEDRLQGLDMDLIRQWYNGYAWLGEKVYNPFAILNALQSRQIRNYWFETGTPTFLIQILKKNNFRSFEMEQVQATGTILDSFDIERISPEALLFQTGYLTIRGMRQIGALTQYTLGYPNMEVKSALNDSLLAYFIDDLHQRESARMPLYESILKGEPDILHRYFHALLAAIPHDWYRKNTMEACEGHYASVFL
- a CDS encoding sigma-54-dependent transcriptional regulator; the encoded protein is MSMEKIHILVVEDEAHSRNTYRILLRQAGFENIHLLDRGDAVLPFLEKNSVACILLDLNLPGTNGETLLPRIHEEYPHIPVLILTGVHFVETAVRCMQKGAFDFMTKPVERERLLVGVRKALEVRDLADTTRRFQGGRSEKLKYPELFAPIITRSSAMENLFHYMEAVAPSSLPVLITGETGTGKELIAQVLHRLSGRTGEFVGCNIAGLDEALISDTLFGHERGAFTHAEKKREGLVARAKNGTLFLDEIGEMPSQTQVKLLRFLQEGDYLPVGADKPRRSSARILAATNRHPETMKEGKGFRKDLFYRLAPHSIHLPPLRERPEDIPLLLEHFSRQAAMDMNLPFPKIEKNLVQVLQKHDFPGNIREFQGLVHDAVGKSRGRPLCPDHFNLPETLTVKSKKDDDFNHDHAFLPLDPFPTLADAEASLILEALHREKGNQTRAAELLGISRQTLNRKLRQDKKSPHG
- a CDS encoding PD-(D/E)XK nuclease domain-containing protein, which encodes MKAIMPLFFYSYFASMGIDVTPEDRTNRGSMDLSLRTDDKVYIIEFKMASQEKSAAAALQQIKDKGYHEKYRADGKKIYLVGMVFSAEERNITNFSWELLP
- a CDS encoding bifunctional nuclease family protein, which encodes MFRVEIVSLSLDPSIRQPVLILKKYDSDQAVPLVIGHLEAAGIAAAIRKENLESPMTHDLFASFIRETGYRMIRAEVTSLKEGRFSAKIFLGSDESDAFSMDSRPSDAISLALRFEAPIFMAARLFGQELVGETTGKAEIISEAADTSEEGRRWLKILEKMDPEHFGHA
- a CDS encoding PspA/IM30 family protein, with the protein product MRESIGRRVARLLSASMNSLVTSFENSAPESLMAEAVREMDAVIEEARSELGRLLVQKHMAEKRLGEEKKRYDGLSEQIRVAVSLSRDDLAETGIAEQMDIETIIPVLTASINECLEKEKELEGFIQALQSKKREMRAEMTAFKKSQEKEGFSEAPAKASLDTKAEKAGSLFDRILENASGLPGRGMQTASAAKLAELEELSRKNAISERLAALKTDKT
- a CDS encoding DUF4911 domain-containing protein, with protein sequence METEALFFWMNRSEIGFFRFLLEAYEGMGAVTTLDRERGLVMVRVAPGCLALVEEVAAALGDGASLVPLSRAEVEKMGFSTQLCLG
- a CDS encoding YqiJ family protein codes for the protein MWELLTVGENLIFTTALGIMLLIGLLEVLGMLSGMGGSSVIDGLLPEIDADAGGFDGSLGKFMGWLRIGKVPVLMLMVIFLASFGSTGLMFQTGFHSISGHYLPGWIPGIFVFFISIWLTRLFGGFLHRILPKDESLAVARTSLIGQVAVITLGTAGKGSPAEAKTKDAHGKTHYFLVEPDQDDEIFKTGDAVLLVSMENHIYKAISSPSPFLSDSP
- the miaB gene encoding tRNA (N6-isopentenyl adenosine(37)-C2)-methylthiotransferase MiaB, whose translation is MKLLYVFTIGCQMNSSDADLFYRLLSPMGYLPTDNPESADLVIVNTCSIRAKAEDKAFSFIGRLQAIKASKPGFRIGVAGCVAQQEGAGILSRVPYVDFVFGTHAIWRLPEIVASVLAGSGRIVDVDMAEELPERPDSGEMRGGISDFVTIMRGCDNFCTYCVVPYVRGREMSRRPEAIVDEVIKKVAAGAREITLLGQNVNSYGKKEGLPDFPELLRMVADIDGLQRLRFATSHPKDLSDELIDAFAQIPKLCSHLHLPVQSGSTAVLSRMNRKYTREHYLERIARLRDVCPDIALGTDIIVGFPGESREDFNETLSLVESIRYDSVFAFAYSDRPNAKAADFSDKIPEKEKKSRLSALLTLQDGITREKNEACVGRMEEILVEGKSPRKVDPSAITDPAAGERVAGRTEGNRVVHAVLAEGDENPVGRCIPVRIDRALGHSLWGSQI
- a CDS encoding bacteriohemerythrin, whose translation is MPEQFQWQADYTIGDPEIDAQHRMLFELANKLFNIMNPKQNFAELKATLHSLFDYIEVHFAAEEQMMEEWNYPELTNHKAMHEGIRKDMTRLLKEAKDLDKLKKDLDFLMTHWVVVHIRDEDAKIGLFRSGQKVQKT
- a CDS encoding adenylate/guanylate cyclase domain-containing protein gives rise to the protein MQKKTALIRQIKSLAGKKSLSHPILIMFLAALCIWAISLRPPTLISAMASALSDTYYTFNTKTPSSSLVFIDIDHESVKEFGRWPWSRDILAKGFSSLSKAKVIGLDIIFAEPTEAKKDAALAEALSGLPVIGGIFLNGPRLSSLGEDVYYHLLDSSLMQAGKASLLESDRLEAPVSPIRESIPLLAALNTLPDADQRFRHYPLAFWVGDLAIPNLGVQMARMALHEDLVFTDNGIFMGDRKIPADARGSIRLNFYRHDSYASMGFTRLMEDDFDPDTLKDKIVIVGVSEAGVSDLRATPVGQFPGPLMHLTFVANLEDGSIPAEIYGWKMAGVLFLFCLLWWPSLRMQIPWQRMSLYTLLFSGLYGAGLGGYLYGGVWLEIFYPGLWLMLAILTGEVHLFMESRAGSEALRSAFSSYLAPEVVESLIRNPEKLRLGGEARELTLLFTDLRGFTARSETMDAESMVKLLNAYFEPMTHAVFTYRGTLDKYIGDAIMAIYNAPMEDDDHAFHACLSAICMLRELEKFNAEHPEHEPLQMGIGINTGPAVVGNLGSSFRFSYTAIGDAVNVAARLESATKEVNQELVAEKNTGKDIPVDYADILLGESTYQAVKDRLPCTPLPPRPLKGKSGFLAIYSLRWREIKEALLEKHRAR
- a CDS encoding Fic family protein, with amino-acid sequence MESNRIEYKKELTDSLEKEVVAFLNYRDGGVIFIGIDDKGTAVGVDKSDQLQLIIKDRIKNNIQPSAMGLFDVILEVKEDKKLIRIIVAGGMEKPYYLRKYGMTEKGCFIRIGSSSEPMSQEMIDSLYSRRIRNTIGKMESTRHNLTFEQLKIYYETRGLHLNTSFMKNLELLTPEGKPNYAAYLLADENGVSVQVAKYADTTRVDLVENIDFGRCSLIKAYKNVMDRMNVENTIYTRIGVPLREERPMINPIALREAVVNAIVHNDYSNGSIPKFEFFSDRLEITSAGGLPYGLEMEDFFAGHTAPRNKEIMRIFRDLEIVEHLGSGIPRILEAYGRECFQISRNFMRVVFPYAQPLPKENDLQKIAGQTGEQVTEQVTEQVTEQVKRLLEAIGWQIKGTKELMSVLKLAHRPTFLYDYLQPALEAGFIEMTQPSSPKSPTQKYRLTAKGKALLGKGGDHA